Proteins co-encoded in one Dehalococcoidales bacterium genomic window:
- a CDS encoding c-type cytochrome, translating to MAPVILAACRAEPPPAVPVSDGESLVAAGRTVFVNNCARCHGARGQGAFGPTLVGDGVLDKYENAQALFDMVSVAMPYDAPGTLSREQYLQVISFLITENQYTAPKEIEPDRLADISLSR from the coding sequence CTTGCCGCGTGCCGGGCGGAGCCGCCGCCCGCCGTTCCGGTTTCCGATGGAGAAAGCCTGGTAGCCGCGGGGAGGACCGTCTTTGTCAATAACTGCGCCCGGTGCCATGGCGCCAGAGGGCAGGGCGCTTTCGGCCCAACCCTCGTCGGAGATGGCGTCCTCGATAAGTATGAAAATGCCCAGGCACTATTCGATATGGTTTCCGTGGCTATGCCTTATGACGCTCCCGGCACGCTCTCCCGGGAACAATACCTGCAGGTTATCAGCTTCCTGATTACGGAGAACCAATATACCGCGCCGAAAGAGATCGAGCCGGACAGGCTGGCCGACATCTCGTTGAGCAGGTAA
- a CDS encoding emp24/gp25L/p24 family protein, which produces MKRISLVILIQLTLAMALAGCATFPGAPAGSSFIEESFTVEPGQKHTVAVLLQERRIVGGTFSVSGERASIDFYVTGPEGELVYGVERAVGGHSFEIRAQNTGTYTLYFDNSISGGSPRQVSLRYRVR; this is translated from the coding sequence ATGAAACGGATTAGCCTGGTTATCCTGATACAGTTGACTCTGGCGATGGCGCTGGCCGGGTGCGCCACGTTTCCCGGAGCGCCGGCTGGCTCGTCTTTCATCGAGGAATCCTTTACTGTTGAGCCGGGGCAGAAACATACAGTGGCAGTATTGCTGCAGGAACGACGGATCGTGGGAGGCACTTTCAGCGTTAGCGGCGAACGCGCTTCCATCGATTTCTATGTAACCGGCCCCGAGGGGGAACTGGTTTACGGCGTTGAACGCGCTGTGGGCGGACATAGCTTCGAAATCAGGGCACAAAACACGGGTACCTATACCTTGTATTTTGATAATTCCATATCCGGCGGGTCTCCCCGCCAGGTTTCCTTACGCTATCGCGTGCGGTAG
- a CDS encoding gamma-glutamylcyclotransferase family protein has translation MYYFAYASNLNHKQMKERCPDSKPEFTATLPNYKLVFVGWSRQYHGGIASIKPLRGEKVLGAVYEISDRDLRRLDSYEGYPRDYNRFNVTVFSEDGEQVPAITYIKAGRAEETPPSPEYLAIIQQGYRDWEIV, from the coding sequence ATGTACTATTTTGCCTATGCCTCCAATCTAAACCACAAGCAAATGAAGGAGCGCTGCCCGGACAGCAAGCCGGAGTTTACGGCTACCCTGCCTAATTATAAACTGGTATTTGTCGGCTGGTCCCGGCAATACCACGGGGGAATAGCCAGTATCAAGCCATTAAGGGGGGAGAAGGTGCTGGGGGCTGTCTATGAAATTTCGGACAGGGATTTGAGGAGACTTGACAGCTATGAGGGTTATCCCAGAGACTATAACCGGTTCAATGTCACCGTATTCAGCGAGGACGGGGAACAGGTACCGGCAATAACCTATATCAAGGCCGGTCGCGCGGAAGAGACACCGCCTTCACCGGAGTATCTGGCAATAATTCAGCAGGGGTACCGGGACTGGGAGATAGTTTAA
- a CDS encoding zinc ribbon domain-containing protein: MPIYVYECPCCSSRFELRQSFSDKAKGTCPQCGEDATRIFWPAPIIFKGSGFYVTDYRNDRGHASGNGNGDAKVGSKTEDA, translated from the coding sequence TTGCCCATTTACGTATACGAGTGTCCCTGTTGTTCATCCCGTTTCGAGCTAAGGCAGAGCTTTAGCGATAAGGCTAAGGGAACCTGTCCACAATGCGGTGAGGACGCCACACGTATCTTCTGGCCGGCTCCCATAATCTTCAAGGGGTCCGGGTTCTACGTTACCGATTACAGGAATGACCGTGGCCATGCTTCAGGTAATGGCAATGGTGACGCCAAGGTCGGCAGTAAAACGGAAGACGCGTAG